The Cricetulus griseus strain 17A/GY chromosome 9, alternate assembly CriGri-PICRH-1.0, whole genome shotgun sequence genome has a segment encoding these proteins:
- the LOC113837344 gene encoding zinc finger protein 575-like, with protein MLGGSDKSETGVSEASPTYQDPGTKGAQPHQDLLKPSQSDASGRMLSRPRRQPPPQRPHRCPKAFSYRSKLAAQRFTHSGARPHCRKAFGHRSKLAAHLWTHAPAPTDCPKSFCYLSKLMAHRHTHHATDARPYPCPHCPKAFSFPSKLAAHRLCHEPPTVPSSQTTGHRRCSSWD; from the exons ATGCTGGGTGGAAGCGACAAGTCCGAGACCGGGGTATCGGAAGCTAGTCCCACTTACCAGGATCCGGGGACCAAAGGAG CCCAGCCCCACCAGGACCTGCTGAAACCCAGCCAGTCCGATGCCTCCGGGAGAATGCTCTCCCGGCCCCGCCGGCAGCCCCCGCCCCAGCGCCCACACCGCTGCCCCAAGGCATTCTCGTACCGGTCCAAACTGGCCGCGCAGCGCTTCACGCACAGCGGAGCTCGCCCGCACTGCCGCAAGGCCTTCGGCCACCGCTCCAAGCTGGCAGCACATCTTTGGACACACGCGCCCGCCCCTACCGATTGCCCCAAGTCTTTCTGCTACCTCTCCAAGCTGATGGCCCACCGCCACACGCACCACGCCACCGATGCTCGCCCCTACCCTTGCCCGCATTGCCCCAAAGCGTTCTCGTTCCCCTCCAAACTGGCGGCCCATCGCCTGTGTCACGAACCCCCCACTGTGCCCAGCAGCCAGACCACCGGCCACCGTCGATGCTCCAGCTGGGACTAG